From the Opitutales bacterium genome, the window CTTCTACCTTGGCGAGCATGGCTGGTTCGACAAGCGCTTCATCTACGAAGAAAGCTTCCAAATGCCCTTCCTGGTGCGCTACCCTAAGGGCATCTCAGCCGGCGCTATCAATAAAGACATGGTGAGCAATGTCGACTTCGCTCAAACCTTCCTCGACTTCGCAGAGCTACCCGCACCCAACTATATGCAAGGCCGAAGTATCAGGCCTTTACTCGAAGGCAAAACGCCGGACGACTGGACCGATCTAGCTTATCACCGCTATTGGATGAACCAGGACGAGATCCACAACGCCTACGCTCACTACGGTATCCGCACGCACGACTATAAACTCATTTATTGGTATAACGAAGACCTAGATGAAGACGGAGCCCGACCCGGCACCGACCAACCTGAATGGGAACTCTTCGACCTAAAAAAAGACCCTCTCGAAGTCATCAATGTCTACAACGACCCAGCTTATGCCGATGCAGTTGAGAGCATGACCAAGAAACTCGACGCAAAAATGAGCCGCATTGGAGATATTCCCTGTCATTGATTTTGTAGGTCGCCTACTGACGGAGTGCTCAATTGGAATGCTTAAAACTCCCAAGTCACCCCCACGCTCACACCGCGCCCCGGCTCAGGTGCCTGATCTTTAATAAACGAGGTATGATGGCGAATCTCTTCATCGAGCAGATTGGTCGCTTTGACGTAGAAACTCCCCGAAGCCTGATCCATTTCCCAGTACCAGGTCATCTGGGCATCCCACTCAACGTAGTCTTCTGTAGGCAGTTCGAAAGGAGCGGTTCGGTCTTGCTCAAAGGCATAGCGTAATAGCGAACTCAACGAGAGATTCCCGAGAGTGTAGTCCAGACGGCCGCCGAGACGCACCGGAGGCGTGCGCGGTAGATAAGTATCTGCGTCTCTGTTTTCAGCATGGGTGATATCGAGCAGGCCTGTGATGTGGAACGATTGGTCAACCTCATGCAGAGCATGCCAGGTGATCTCCGCTTCAACGCCATAGACGAGAGCCTCAGCTTCAGTGAACTCATATACGTCCAGCTCATCGATCTCTTCTCCAGTCTGCTGGCTATAGACATAGTTATCGAACTGGTGACCAAAGAGCGTCAATACCGCCTCGATATCTCCCGAGTCATAGCGGAGTGATGCGTCGATTCCATAGCCGACCTCCAGATCAAGCGTCGGGTCTCCAATTTCGTATTGAGCCGTCGCAGCATGGGGACCATCTGCATAAAGTTCGGTGGCGTTAGGAGCCCTTGAAGAGCGAGTCAGCGAAACACTGGCACGCAGCATATCGCTCAAAGGCACCAGCGCCGCAACTGAAACACTGGGAGCCCAAGCTTCGTCGCTATCCCCAGCATTTGTCTCAACCTCACGATAGTCGATACGGCCTCCGAGACTCCATTGCCAAGAGTCCATATCGAACTCTTCCAAGAAAAATGCTGCCCATTCAGTCGTCTCAGACGGGGGTGTAAACGCCTCTTCGCCGTCTGCCGTCGAGTCTTCAAAACTAGCCTGTGCTCCCCAAACACCGGAGACGTTATCCCAGGCATGGACGACTTCGAGCCGTCCTTCCCAACCAGAGAGATCATAACGCGTTCCTACTTCATCTCCCTCTAGCTCCACGTGCTCATAGTCTGCGAAGCCTAAGCGTAGGCGCACCGTTTCTACGAGTCCTGCTTCCACAACAAATTCTGCATCCAGATCACAGCCATCCCATAGGGATGCGCTAAAAAATTAAAAAGTGGTTGGCTTTGGCGGACTTCCGATCAAGGAAGTC encodes:
- a CDS encoding TonB-dependent receptor → MEAGLVETVRLRLGFADYEHVELEGDEVGTRYDLSGWEGRLEVVHAWDNVSGVWGAQASFEDSTADGEEAFTPPSETTEWAAFFLEEFDMDSWQWSLGGRIDYREVETNAGDSDEAWAPSVSVAALVPLSDMLRASVSLTRSSRAPNATELYADGPHAATAQYEIGDPTLDLEVGYGIDASLRYDSGDIEAVLTLFGHQFDNYVYSQQTGEEIDELDVYEFTEAEALVYGVEAEITWHALHEVDQSFHITGLLDITHAENRDADTYLPRTPPVRLGGRLDYTLGNLSLSSLLRYAFEQDRTAPFELPTEDYVEWDAQMTWYWEMDQASGSFYVKATNLLDEEIRHHTSFIKDQAPEPGRGVSVGVTWEF